The following coding sequences lie in one Oceanidesulfovibrio indonesiensis genomic window:
- a CDS encoding biotin carboxylase N-terminal domain-containing protein → MSVSRHKVLVANRGEIAVRIMRACMKLGHEFVAVYTEADAQSGHVRLAREEGGDKSLYRVSSYHDANEIMAVADASEATAVHPGYGFFAEDFRFARRVTERNRKLIFIGPSWRVIRDLGDKINTKRLARTLEVPTVPGSDKPIYDELEAEEIAESLFAFQAEQGIDKPLVLVKASAGGGGMGIEEVHDPDMFRSVYRRIRNYAMRQFNDEGVLIEQRVHEFNHLEVQVLASRTGEPPVHFGTRNCTIQSTGRQKRIEVAPGFAPESISYRFDANKVLNDIVDHSLKMASKVGYDSVGTWEWIVTPVGKPFLMEVNTRIQVENGVSAMISRIKGKPDVVDLIAEQIRLGLGDEMGYTQSDIAFEGVGIEYRIIAEDPANKFTPWIGRIEKYGWPEHDWLQVFTQVPTDEPYEIPTEYDPNLALAIVWGKDLEQAKARGKQLIDEFVLEGKDVQGRPLKSNLAFLKEKTDEILEF, encoded by the coding sequence GTGAGTGTTTCACGACATAAAGTCCTGGTGGCAAACCGGGGCGAGATAGCTGTGCGCATCATGCGCGCCTGCATGAAGCTGGGCCACGAGTTCGTGGCAGTGTACACCGAGGCCGACGCCCAGTCCGGACACGTGCGCCTGGCGCGCGAAGAAGGCGGGGACAAGAGCCTCTACAGGGTGTCCTCCTACCACGACGCCAACGAGATCATGGCTGTGGCCGACGCCAGCGAGGCTACGGCAGTGCATCCGGGCTACGGGTTCTTTGCGGAAGATTTCCGCTTTGCCCGCCGTGTGACGGAGCGCAACCGAAAACTCATCTTCATCGGCCCGTCCTGGCGCGTCATCCGCGATCTGGGCGATAAGATCAACACCAAACGCCTGGCGCGCACCCTGGAGGTGCCCACCGTCCCTGGCTCTGACAAGCCCATCTATGATGAGCTCGAAGCCGAGGAAATTGCCGAAAGCCTCTTCGCCTTCCAGGCCGAGCAGGGTATCGACAAGCCCCTGGTGCTGGTCAAGGCTTCGGCCGGCGGCGGCGGCATGGGCATCGAGGAAGTGCACGACCCGGACATGTTCCGCTCCGTGTACCGCCGTATTCGCAACTATGCCATGCGTCAGTTCAATGACGAAGGCGTGCTCATCGAACAGCGGGTCCACGAATTCAACCATCTTGAGGTGCAGGTGCTGGCCAGCCGCACCGGCGAGCCGCCTGTGCATTTCGGCACCCGAAATTGCACCATCCAGTCCACGGGCCGGCAGAAGCGCATCGAGGTGGCGCCTGGTTTTGCGCCGGAGTCCATCTCCTACCGGTTCGATGCGAACAAGGTGCTGAACGACATCGTGGATCACTCCCTGAAAATGGCCTCAAAAGTCGGGTACGATTCCGTGGGCACCTGGGAGTGGATCGTGACGCCCGTGGGCAAGCCCTTCCTCATGGAGGTGAATACCCGCATCCAGGTGGAGAACGGCGTGTCCGCCATGATCTCCAGGATCAAGGGCAAGCCGGACGTCGTTGACCTCATCGCGGAACAGATTCGCCTGGGACTGGGCGATGAGATGGGCTACACCCAGTCGGACATCGCGTTCGAGGGCGTGGGCATCGAATACCGTATCATCGCCGAGGATCCGGCCAACAAGTTCACCCCCTGGATCGGACGCATCGAGAAGTACGGCTGGCCCGAGCACGACTGGCTCCAGGTCTTCACCCAGGTCCCCACGGACGAGCCTTACGAGATTCCCACGGAGTACGACCCCAACCTCGCGCTGGCCATCGTGTGGGGCAAGGATCTCGAACAGGCCAAGGCCCGCGGCAAGCAGCTCATCGACGAGTTCGTCCTCGAAGGCAAGGACGTGCAAGGCCGGCCCCTCAAATCCAACCTCGCCTTCCTCAAGGAAAAGACGGACGAGATACTCGAATTCTAG
- a CDS encoding PilZ domain-containing protein, whose translation MEEFDFDIPKRDNKRRAFRVNIHGMRVRIPARDVAYPARDLSAVGMCIMASEGTFEWGEVFEIEIIMEDSVYISNLFAKVQRILPDGLVGVSFEELDPRNEAKLDKLVLETQKRMINQKRARETNQDRNSD comes from the coding sequence GTGGAAGAATTTGATTTCGACATCCCGAAGCGCGACAATAAACGGCGTGCATTTCGTGTGAACATCCATGGGATGCGGGTTCGCATTCCTGCGCGCGACGTAGCCTACCCTGCGCGCGACTTGAGCGCCGTGGGCATGTGTATTATGGCGTCCGAGGGAACGTTCGAGTGGGGCGAAGTCTTCGAGATCGAGATCATTATGGAGGACAGCGTCTACATCTCCAACCTGTTCGCCAAGGTCCAGCGCATTCTCCCCGACGGGCTCGTGGGCGTGAGCTTCGAAGAACTCGATCCCCGCAACGAAGCCAAACTGGACAAGCTCGTTCTCGAGACCCAAAAAAGAATGATCAACCAGAAGCGCGCTCGGGAAACCAACCAGGATCGCAACAGCGACTGA
- a CDS encoding OmpA/MotB family protein, giving the protein MADNEFSDNVEIGEEEGGVDEWIITYADMCMLLLVFFILLYSMSTIDLTRFTDSFTSVRQALGEDGKRATPMRVEQEEGAIMESVLLQRQLIADQRKVYSEMRTFMNRKGLEGVIGAIFDEGVITLRLPSEVLFEPGKAEISPEGRTVITQLKDVFIQRNDQNIDIRGFTDNTPPPEDSRFKDNWELSAMRAVNVLRILLEEGVEANRLTATGLADMEPIFPNSTAENRAKNRRVEFVLEKRVGAR; this is encoded by the coding sequence GTGGCAGACAATGAATTCTCTGATAACGTGGAGATAGGCGAAGAAGAAGGCGGGGTTGACGAGTGGATCATCACCTATGCGGACATGTGTATGCTCCTGCTTGTGTTCTTCATCCTGCTGTACTCCATGTCCACAATAGACTTGACGCGCTTCACTGACTCATTTACCTCGGTGCGCCAGGCCCTGGGAGAAGACGGCAAAAGGGCGACCCCCATGCGTGTCGAGCAGGAGGAAGGCGCGATCATGGAGTCGGTGCTGCTCCAGCGCCAGTTGATCGCCGATCAGCGCAAGGTGTACTCCGAAATGCGCACCTTCATGAACCGCAAGGGGCTCGAAGGCGTGATAGGCGCCATTTTCGACGAAGGCGTCATAACCCTGCGGTTGCCGTCCGAAGTGCTTTTCGAACCCGGCAAGGCGGAAATTTCGCCGGAAGGCCGCACGGTCATCACGCAACTCAAGGACGTATTCATACAGCGTAACGACCAGAACATCGACATCCGTGGTTTTACGGACAATACGCCGCCCCCGGAGGACAGCCGATTCAAGGACAACTGGGAGCTTTCCGCCATGCGCGCCGTGAACGTTCTGCGGATACTTCTGGAGGAAGGCGTTGAGGCCAACCGCCTGACCGCGACCGGACTTGCCGACATGGAGCCGATCTTCCCCAACAGCACGGCGGAAAACAGGGCCAAGAACCGTCGCGTGGAGTTCGTGCTGGAAAAACGTGTGGGGGCGCGTTGA
- a CDS encoding motility protein A, protein MDIATLFGIIVGFALVIGAILIGGSIYVFVNIPGLMIVIGGTFAATCVTFPLEEVMQAFGGGMRAFGVKKVKPQEVVSTMVRIAEISRREGLVALEKIKTENALLKKACQLIADNADPMLIRDTVMIEIATMKRRHNISIAVFKRLGMYAPAFGMIGTLIGLVQMLTNLDNPESIGPAMAVAILTTFYGALMANLLFIPIAGKLKARTLQEEVQLNIIFEGAKSILENNNPRLVYEKLSSFIPPKERRTSGRQ, encoded by the coding sequence ATGGATATTGCAACGCTATTCGGGATCATCGTCGGATTCGCGCTGGTCATCGGCGCCATACTCATTGGTGGTTCCATCTATGTATTCGTCAACATTCCAGGACTCATGATCGTCATCGGCGGCACATTCGCAGCCACCTGCGTTACCTTTCCCCTGGAAGAGGTCATGCAGGCCTTCGGCGGCGGAATGCGCGCTTTCGGCGTCAAGAAGGTGAAGCCCCAGGAAGTGGTCTCCACCATGGTGCGCATCGCCGAGATCAGCCGCCGAGAAGGCCTGGTCGCCCTGGAGAAGATCAAGACCGAAAACGCGTTGCTCAAGAAGGCCTGCCAGCTCATTGCGGACAACGCCGACCCGATGCTCATACGAGACACCGTGATGATCGAGATAGCCACAATGAAGCGGCGGCACAACATCTCCATTGCTGTGTTCAAACGTCTGGGCATGTACGCCCCTGCCTTCGGCATGATCGGCACGCTGATCGGCCTGGTCCAGATGCTTACCAACCTGGACAATCCAGAATCCATCGGCCCGGCCATGGCTGTCGCCATTCTCACGACGTTCTACGGCGCGCTCATGGCGAACCTGCTCTTCATTCCCATTGCCGGAAAACTCAAAGCGCGGACCTTGCAGGAAGAAGTCCAGCTGAACATAATATTCGAAGGCGCGAAATCCATTCTGGAAAACAACAATCCGCGCCTGGTGTATGAAAAGCTTTCCTCCTTCATCCCACCCAAGGAGCGCCGTACCAGTGGCAGACAATGA
- a CDS encoding purine-nucleoside phosphorylase — MQNPEKVQEAVQVIRGAQIMRKTPRVGLVFGTGLSGAASALNVEDSVLYEDITGFPISTVHSHHGRLVFGTLADVPVVCLLGRFHLYEGYTAGEVAFGVRVLAELGIHTIVTTNAAGALNPGFEVGSLMAVADHINLTGESPLTGRNHDPWGPRFPDMSRAHDPTLVRAAMDAALRLGLRMERGVYAGIRGPQLETPAETRMLRILGADAVGMSTIMEVLAARHMGLRVLAVSALTNKNLPDCMEETSLEKVVAAAEASAADLGRLLLELAPELDRIGCGAVAP; from the coding sequence ATGCAAAACCCCGAAAAAGTCCAGGAAGCCGTACAGGTTATTCGTGGCGCGCAAATCATGCGAAAAACTCCCCGCGTCGGTCTTGTTTTCGGAACGGGACTGAGCGGCGCCGCCTCTGCATTGAACGTGGAAGACTCTGTTTTGTATGAAGATATCACAGGGTTCCCAATATCCACTGTGCATAGTCACCACGGTCGGCTTGTGTTCGGAACCCTTGCCGACGTGCCCGTTGTGTGCCTGCTCGGGCGATTCCATCTGTACGAGGGATACACGGCCGGCGAGGTCGCATTCGGCGTCCGTGTGCTCGCGGAGCTCGGCATCCACACCATCGTGACCACCAACGCGGCCGGCGCGTTGAACCCCGGCTTCGAGGTCGGATCGCTCATGGCGGTCGCCGACCACATAAATCTGACTGGAGAAAGCCCGCTCACCGGTCGGAACCACGATCCGTGGGGGCCGCGTTTTCCGGATATGAGTCGCGCGCACGACCCGACGCTGGTGCGAGCCGCAATGGACGCCGCATTGCGTCTCGGCTTGCGCATGGAGCGAGGCGTCTACGCCGGCATACGAGGCCCGCAGCTGGAAACGCCGGCGGAAACGCGCATGCTGCGCATCCTCGGGGCGGACGCCGTGGGCATGTCCACAATCATGGAGGTGCTGGCGGCGCGTCATATGGGGCTCCGCGTTCTGGCAGTCTCGGCTCTGACCAACAAAAACCTCCCCGACTGCATGGAGGAGACGAGCCTCGAAAAAGTCGTGGCCGCGGCCGAAGCCTCCGCAGCCGATCTCGGCCGGTTGCTCCTCGAACTCGCTCCGGAGCTGGACCGAATCGGCTGCGGCGCTGTAGCACCCTAG
- a CDS encoding SPOR domain-containing protein codes for MKSFLGRSGAALVLCLAIGVAFGMSGCQGAKSRTNTLAHPEPTTSAERRGDAYLKSGSLKGALQEYDRALEEGAPEHVINWRKGNAYFSARKWEEAYVHFRQAINGRPDWVLAQEGAGFAAFEMGEFSKSREYFQRSSELNPDNWVPYAFLAVINNVLGNNAAAQEANQKAIELAGEDKILADATIKRAYAKAVVVFEEQGDPRKSAVADTGGEDDPLGRLESLAAAPVRTPEAVPDADEEPESDGGWEVVEEKRVPGRILGLDGSVSGNATRSANATVSEIAASDSPELPEANATQVPASGSSESGGHSAGDSVVANATREIVDANATEESGLLMSASDSVTVIESPGYDEINGIPAVAANGTGAGNATPDAAGSEPASAIAAEVDARQADGRQDAVEEPEPTRDEDRAPQAPAHSAETEPDTATATADVAAAESEAAKGVSDTAPVQPAPSASGGAEEPKSPAPSEPRDTRVAEAGMVYAVLESSWRDEPDAAKRIADLEKQGIRAHLVPSEIEGKGFWYRVMIGPRKKLQSCKDIKVELQNRFGLTGLVILKVPESKF; via the coding sequence ATGAAATCGTTTCTCGGCCGCAGCGGCGCGGCTCTCGTCTTGTGTCTGGCCATCGGCGTTGCGTTCGGGATGTCAGGGTGTCAGGGGGCGAAGTCGCGCACCAATACCCTCGCTCATCCGGAGCCGACCACAAGTGCGGAACGCCGCGGCGACGCCTACCTGAAATCCGGATCCCTTAAAGGCGCCTTGCAGGAGTATGACAGAGCTCTGGAAGAAGGCGCGCCGGAACACGTCATCAACTGGCGCAAGGGGAACGCCTATTTTTCCGCACGGAAGTGGGAGGAGGCGTACGTGCATTTCCGGCAGGCCATCAACGGGCGTCCTGATTGGGTACTGGCCCAGGAGGGCGCTGGATTCGCCGCGTTCGAAATGGGAGAGTTCAGCAAATCGCGAGAATACTTCCAGCGATCCAGCGAACTCAATCCGGATAACTGGGTGCCGTACGCGTTTCTTGCGGTCATCAACAATGTGCTCGGCAACAACGCTGCGGCGCAGGAGGCCAACCAGAAAGCGATCGAGCTGGCCGGGGAGGACAAAATACTCGCCGACGCCACCATCAAGCGGGCGTACGCCAAGGCTGTTGTCGTATTCGAAGAGCAAGGCGACCCTCGCAAAAGCGCCGTCGCCGATACCGGTGGCGAGGACGATCCGCTGGGCCGGCTGGAATCCCTGGCCGCCGCTCCGGTCAGAACGCCCGAGGCCGTCCCGGATGCAGACGAAGAGCCTGAAAGCGACGGCGGTTGGGAGGTCGTTGAAGAGAAGCGTGTTCCCGGCAGGATTCTGGGCCTGGATGGAAGCGTTTCGGGCAATGCGACTCGTTCGGCCAATGCGACTGTTTCCGAAATCGCCGCTTCGGATTCGCCTGAGCTTCCCGAGGCCAACGCCACGCAGGTACCAGCAAGTGGTTCAAGTGAGTCGGGTGGCCATTCGGCCGGGGATAGTGTCGTCGCCAATGCTACCCGGGAGATCGTCGATGCCAACGCCACGGAGGAATCCGGTCTGTTGATGTCAGCCAGCGATTCCGTGACCGTCATCGAATCCCCGGGATATGACGAGATAAACGGGATTCCGGCCGTTGCAGCCAACGGCACAGGCGCCGGCAATGCGACACCGGACGCGGCCGGGAGCGAACCGGCCTCCGCAATCGCTGCGGAGGTGGATGCGCGGCAAGCTGATGGCCGGCAGGACGCAGTTGAGGAACCCGAACCAACCAGAGACGAGGACAGGGCACCTCAAGCCCCGGCGCACAGTGCCGAAACCGAGCCCGACACCGCGACGGCGACTGCCGATGTTGCAGCGGCAGAGTCCGAGGCAGCAAAGGGCGTGTCCGATACGGCACCAGTCCAGCCTGCTCCTTCTGCCTCTGGCGGAGCCGAGGAGCCCAAGTCGCCTGCGCCGTCGGAGCCCAGGGATACGCGGGTGGCCGAGGCAGGCATGGTTTACGCCGTGCTGGAAAGCTCCTGGCGCGACGAGCCGGACGCCGCCAAACGGATTGCGGACCTCGAAAAACAGGGCATACGCGCCCACCTTGTGCCTTCGGAGATTGAAGGCAAGGGGTTCTGGTACCGGGTCATGATTGGCCCCAGAAAGAAGCTGCAATCCTGCAAGGATATCAAGGTCGAGCTGCAAAACCGCTTTGGGTTGACCGGCCTGGTTATCCTCAAGGTCCCGGAGTCCAAATTCTAG
- a CDS encoding DUF342 domain-containing protein has translation MGRSIVYIEADNEADARQKASDRLKLPGESIEIVPSDTGPYEASVEIPGPLNVRIDTDMFEARVDAQAPEPGMRAPSRGEIMAILAAAGIKIAPKAHALETLVQELAAGRDVDNLLIAEGSLPQRARDGSVEPQGDWDYPVVPGEDIGVLIPAQDAQQGVLLDGAHIPAQGPPSGEPVEFSGNPCCRIDKNSYTVRSETYGMVQLDNNILSVKPAFHVRDNALVLEADIFARDNEGRPFTTHRYRDIFSMLGFVEGFSERAVEKAIEKAQTTGEPQRMSLVCQGRKPVHGIDGWFEMMYQDERSAVGSTTKNGAIDFRERGVVRAVKQNEILGVLHPPVPGTPGKDIFGRIIPASDGRPFGLVCEEHADVLDDGKTFFATAEGMVFLKGNRLTVTDVFRTEGDVDLSTGNLKLEKGSLYVAGSILSGFSVSSPANIFVEEIIESAQVHAAGSVEVKGGIIMERGGEIHSEQDVSALFMKNAVVKAGGSVQVKHEISTSEVIAGHKVFALTGRGKVFGSTIRCGEGMEVQELGNEAGVETTIHLGKKLEVSPGLIARKKELTTLLAKIYGKLGSDPPQAILERTRPEFRESMKRILGTRLEAEKELETVTNAMREERARQRKETNARIRIYKFLYPGVVVHGYGSRFSVTEAASRCCIFYDQTERRLTLGSL, from the coding sequence ATGGGTCGAAGCATCGTCTACATTGAAGCCGACAACGAAGCTGATGCACGGCAAAAAGCTTCGGATCGACTCAAACTCCCTGGCGAATCCATCGAGATCGTCCCTTCGGACACGGGTCCCTACGAAGCCTCAGTGGAAATACCCGGCCCCCTGAACGTCCGCATCGATACCGACATGTTCGAAGCCCGTGTGGACGCCCAGGCGCCAGAACCAGGCATGCGCGCGCCTTCACGCGGCGAGATAATGGCTATTCTTGCCGCCGCCGGCATAAAGATCGCTCCGAAAGCGCACGCACTGGAGACTCTTGTACAGGAACTGGCCGCCGGCAGGGATGTTGACAATCTGCTCATCGCCGAGGGCTCCTTGCCTCAACGGGCCCGGGACGGCTCCGTGGAACCGCAGGGCGACTGGGACTACCCTGTGGTGCCGGGCGAAGACATCGGCGTGCTCATACCCGCCCAGGACGCGCAGCAGGGCGTGCTGTTGGACGGCGCGCATATCCCTGCCCAGGGACCGCCTTCGGGCGAGCCGGTGGAATTTTCCGGAAATCCCTGCTGCCGCATCGACAAAAACTCGTACACCGTGCGCAGCGAAACGTACGGCATGGTGCAACTGGACAATAATATCCTGTCCGTCAAACCAGCCTTCCATGTGCGGGACAACGCCCTCGTGCTGGAAGCGGACATTTTCGCCCGGGACAACGAAGGGCGACCGTTCACCACGCATCGCTACCGCGACATTTTCTCCATGCTCGGCTTCGTGGAAGGGTTTTCCGAACGCGCCGTGGAAAAGGCCATCGAGAAGGCGCAGACAACGGGCGAACCGCAACGCATGAGCCTGGTGTGCCAAGGCCGCAAGCCGGTGCACGGCATCGATGGCTGGTTCGAGATGATGTACCAGGACGAACGCAGCGCCGTGGGCTCCACCACAAAAAACGGCGCAATCGACTTTCGTGAGCGCGGCGTGGTGCGCGCCGTAAAACAGAACGAAATCCTCGGCGTTCTTCATCCTCCCGTGCCAGGAACACCGGGCAAGGACATCTTCGGCCGGATCATTCCTGCTTCCGACGGCAGACCCTTCGGCCTGGTCTGCGAAGAGCATGCGGACGTTCTGGATGACGGCAAGACTTTCTTCGCCACGGCCGAGGGCATGGTGTTCCTCAAGGGCAACCGTCTCACCGTGACCGATGTCTTCAGAACCGAAGGCGATGTGGACCTCTCCACGGGCAACCTCAAGCTCGAAAAGGGCTCCCTCTATGTTGCCGGCTCCATCCTTTCCGGTTTCTCCGTCTCTTCTCCGGCGAACATCTTCGTGGAGGAGATCATCGAAAGCGCCCAGGTCCATGCCGCCGGCTCGGTGGAGGTCAAAGGCGGCATCATCATGGAGCGTGGAGGAGAAATCCATTCCGAGCAGGACGTTTCGGCGCTGTTCATGAAGAATGCAGTGGTGAAGGCCGGCGGCAGCGTGCAGGTGAAACACGAGATCTCCACTTCCGAGGTCATTGCAGGTCATAAAGTCTTCGCTCTCACCGGACGCGGCAAGGTGTTCGGCTCCACCATCCGCTGCGGCGAAGGCATGGAGGTTCAGGAACTGGGAAACGAAGCGGGCGTGGAAACCACCATCCACCTCGGAAAAAAGCTGGAGGTATCCCCCGGGTTGATCGCCCGCAAAAAGGAGCTCACAACCTTGCTCGCCAAGATCTACGGCAAGCTGGGCTCCGACCCGCCCCAGGCCATTCTGGAGCGAACCAGACCGGAGTTCCGCGAGTCCATGAAGCGAATACTCGGCACTCGGCTGGAAGCCGAAAAAGAGTTGGAAACGGTCACCAACGCCATGCGAGAGGAGCGGGCCCGCCAGCGCAAGGAAACCAACGCCCGGATCAGAATCTACAAGTTCCTTTACCCCGGGGTGGTGGTCCATGGGTATGGTTCGCGCTTCAGTGTGACAGAAGCCGCCTCCCGCTGTTGCATTTTCTACGACCAGACCGAACGCAGGCTGACTCTCGGTAGTCTCTGA
- a CDS encoding glycosyltransferase family 2 protein — translation MFNDKKVVVVMPAYNAELTIEKTHAECMAQGVVDQVIVVDDCSKDATVSVAQGLKDTLVHKHETNKGYGGNQKTCYRLALEHGADIVIMVHPDYQYTPKLIPAMVTLIGNELYDCVLASRILGGYALRGGMPLYKYVANRVLTFAENVLVGAKLSEYHTGYRAFSRHLLETLDLSPTSDDFVFDNQMLAQIIYAGFEVGEVSCPTRYEPDSSSINFKRSCIYGLGCLRTGLDFRLCKLGFKEHSLFPPDLKKRKNPSCRA, via the coding sequence ATGTTCAACGATAAGAAGGTCGTCGTGGTCATGCCGGCATACAACGCCGAGTTGACCATCGAAAAGACCCACGCCGAGTGCATGGCGCAAGGCGTTGTCGACCAGGTCATCGTGGTCGACGACTGCAGCAAGGACGCCACCGTTTCCGTGGCGCAGGGCCTCAAGGACACGCTCGTCCATAAGCACGAGACCAACAAGGGCTACGGCGGCAACCAGAAGACCTGCTACCGTCTGGCACTGGAGCACGGCGCCGACATCGTGATCATGGTCCACCCGGACTATCAGTACACGCCCAAGCTCATCCCGGCCATGGTCACACTCATCGGCAACGAGCTGTACGACTGCGTGCTCGCCTCGCGCATTCTGGGCGGCTACGCCTTACGCGGCGGCATGCCGCTGTACAAGTACGTGGCCAACCGCGTGCTGACCTTTGCGGAGAACGTCCTGGTCGGAGCCAAACTTTCCGAGTACCACACCGGCTACCGCGCCTTTTCCCGCCACCTGCTGGAAACGCTGGACCTCTCTCCCACATCGGACGATTTCGTGTTCGACAATCAGATGCTCGCGCAGATAATTTACGCTGGTTTCGAGGTGGGAGAGGTAAGCTGCCCCACCCGCTACGAGCCCGACTCGTCCTCCATCAACTTCAAACGCAGTTGCATCTATGGTCTGGGCTGTTTGCGCACAGGGCTGGACTTCCGTCTGTGCAAGCTCGGCTTCAAAGAGCACTCCCTTTTTCCGCCGGATCTGAAGAAAAGGAAAAATCCAAGCTGCCGGGCCTGA
- a CDS encoding SGNH/GDSL hydrolase family protein: protein MRSLLRALCKLLKWGLIAVVLVELGSFAVISVSNLLIYGELREGSRVRYDPYALFLNLRGPRPTTPQPESPEYSVWCFGGSTMRGQTADDSATIPSLLSRELTRRNHSVALHNWGEDSFNSLLETNYLQKLLIEHGDTTDLLLFYDGANDSIYFTQYRTPYGHHGYRRLSGLIESYRGSFFGIFKSFNAAVRASFTRELYDKLGQAVSPIDPDDPYLELFTALVEQRYDYLAHEASLRGDAFMVVWQPVLWAENAGAVDENVRAMEADYLVNRRQLQTMNDNFRMVYEALRSRLADKPYFVDMGDALTNRSEQAYQPDGVHLTDVGRQMIAAQLAPRIIEQKMRAEQRAAQIARALEKRQAGKQASAGNRHKAARKTSANPANEPAP, encoded by the coding sequence ATGCGGTCCCTCCTGCGCGCGCTTTGCAAGCTCCTCAAATGGGGACTCATCGCCGTCGTGCTGGTCGAGCTTGGCTCGTTCGCCGTCATCTCCGTCTCGAACCTGCTGATCTACGGCGAGCTGCGCGAAGGCAGCAGAGTTCGCTACGATCCATACGCCTTGTTCCTCAACTTGCGAGGACCAAGGCCCACGACGCCGCAACCGGAGTCGCCGGAATACTCGGTCTGGTGTTTCGGCGGCTCCACCATGCGGGGGCAGACGGCCGATGACTCTGCGACCATTCCCAGCCTGCTTTCCCGGGAGCTGACTCGGCGGAACCATTCCGTCGCCCTGCACAACTGGGGCGAGGATTCCTTCAACTCCCTGCTGGAAACGAATTACCTGCAGAAATTGCTCATCGAGCACGGTGACACAACCGATCTGCTCCTGTTCTACGACGGCGCCAACGACAGCATCTACTTTACGCAGTACCGCACGCCATACGGCCACCACGGCTACCGCCGCCTCTCAGGACTTATTGAAAGCTATCGCGGCAGTTTTTTCGGCATCTTCAAATCCTTCAACGCCGCTGTGCGGGCATCCTTCACCCGCGAGCTGTACGACAAACTCGGCCAAGCGGTTTCGCCGATCGATCCTGACGATCCGTATCTTGAATTGTTTACAGCACTGGTGGAGCAACGCTACGACTACCTGGCGCACGAAGCATCATTGCGCGGCGATGCCTTCATGGTGGTGTGGCAGCCCGTTTTGTGGGCCGAGAACGCAGGTGCCGTGGACGAGAACGTCCGGGCCATGGAGGCGGACTATCTCGTCAACCGCAGGCAGTTGCAGACCATGAACGACAATTTCCGCATGGTATACGAAGCCCTGCGCTCGCGTCTGGCGGACAAACCCTATTTTGTGGACATGGGCGACGCACTCACGAACCGGAGTGAACAAGCATATCAGCCCGACGGCGTGCACCTGACCGATGTGGGCCGTCAGATGATCGCGGCTCAACTCGCGCCGCGCATCATCGAACAAAAAATGAGAGCCGAGCAACGAGCTGCGCAGATAGCGCGAGCCCTAGAGAAAAGACAGGCCGGAAAACAAGCGTCAGCCGGAAACCGCCACAAAGCCGCACGGAAGACTTCTGCAAATCCGGCGAACGAACCGGCGCCATAG
- a CDS encoding efflux RND transporter periplasmic adaptor subunit: MPAESPSTPGKALNPDDIIFQGKLYSSRKEQVSTSGAGRIKDIHVSVGDEVKEDQPLVSIELLEPAYKKFLKDVSSEPLIDIENQLAEVDAQLREARRTLDELQVLADNDFAAPASVRDQKTKLDLLQRKRDSIQRNYSNVKTAIQDRIESLREILGDDVDLDHVPRVVSVDAPFDGHVLQLNPDFYVGQDVPEGMNIGIVGVLDPMVIRAHLFELEASRIVPGEECYFTLGAYPDRQFPAKVSYVSLTPISPGLDQPSYYDVELSAPNPDLLLREGFKVEVVIQK; the protein is encoded by the coding sequence GTGCCTGCGGAGTCTCCAAGCACGCCGGGTAAAGCGCTCAACCCTGACGACATCATCTTCCAGGGCAAACTCTACAGCTCCAGAAAAGAACAGGTCTCCACCTCCGGCGCCGGAAGAATCAAGGACATCCACGTCTCGGTGGGTGACGAGGTGAAGGAAGATCAGCCTCTTGTCTCCATTGAGCTTCTCGAACCGGCATACAAAAAGTTTCTAAAGGACGTATCCTCGGAACCTTTGATCGACATCGAGAACCAGCTTGCGGAAGTCGATGCGCAACTTCGGGAGGCTCGACGCACCCTCGATGAACTGCAGGTGCTTGCAGACAATGACTTTGCCGCCCCTGCCTCCGTTCGCGACCAGAAGACGAAGCTCGATCTGCTCCAGCGCAAGCGGGATTCGATCCAACGGAATTACAGCAACGTAAAGACGGCCATCCAGGATCGCATCGAAAGTCTGCGAGAAATCCTTGGCGACGATGTCGACCTCGACCATGTGCCGCGCGTCGTATCCGTAGACGCTCCGTTCGACGGCCATGTGTTGCAGCTGAATCCGGATTTCTATGTCGGGCAGGACGTACCGGAGGGTATGAATATCGGCATCGTCGGCGTGCTTGATCCCATGGTTATCCGAGCCCATCTGTTCGAGCTCGAGGCCAGCCGCATCGTGCCTGGCGAGGAGTGCTACTTCACGCTTGGCGCTTACCCGGACAGACAGTTCCCGGCCAAGGTCAGTTACGTATCGCTCACTCCCATCTCTCCGGGGCTCGACCAGCCTTCGTACTACGACGTGGAACTTTCCGCGCCCAATCCGGATCTGCTGCTCCGCGAAGGATTCAAGGTCGAAGTCGTCATTCAGAAGTAA